A genome region from Thermomonospora amylolytica includes the following:
- a CDS encoding DUF4180 domain-containing protein, giving the protein MPDAVEHVDGVAVLMCAPDGAPIVGEQDALDLIGNAGYQDAGWVVIPVARLHEDFFRLRTGVAGAILQKFANYGMGVAVLGDVSAHVAASDALRDLVREYGRGTGRVRFAADLDDLRAQFARIRAARGSI; this is encoded by the coding sequence ATGCCTGACGCCGTGGAGCACGTCGACGGGGTCGCGGTGCTGATGTGCGCACCGGACGGCGCGCCGATCGTCGGCGAGCAGGACGCCCTGGACCTCATCGGGAACGCGGGGTACCAGGACGCCGGCTGGGTCGTCATTCCGGTCGCCCGCCTGCACGAGGACTTCTTCAGGCTGCGCACCGGCGTGGCCGGCGCGATCCTCCAGAAGTTCGCCAACTACGGCATGGGCGTCGCGGTCCTCGGCGACGTCTCCGCACACGTCGCCGCCAGCGACGCCCTGCGGGACCTCGTCCGCGAGTACGGCCGGGGCACCGGGCGGGTCCGGTTCGCCGCCGACCTGGACGACCTCCGCGCCCAGTTCGCCCGGATCCGCGCCGCCCGCGGCTCGATCTGA
- a CDS encoding HU family DNA-binding protein yields the protein MNRTELIEAVAARAGSDPAAARRHVDAVFEEIMERVAAGERVLVTGFGTFDRLSRPARTARNPRTGQPVEVPATEAPRFRVGQTFRDRVGRGVPAAEAPAAPVAEEVPVVEEAPVPAPAKGKKAKKGGKAEAPKKKAKASAETPRKGKKAAEPKGKKKKK from the coding sequence ATGAACAGGACCGAGCTGATCGAGGCGGTGGCAGCACGCGCGGGCAGTGACCCGGCGGCGGCCCGGCGGCACGTGGACGCCGTCTTCGAGGAGATCATGGAACGGGTGGCCGCCGGGGAACGGGTCCTGGTGACCGGCTTCGGCACGTTCGACAGGCTGTCCCGCCCGGCCCGCACCGCCCGCAACCCGCGCACCGGCCAGCCGGTCGAGGTGCCGGCCACCGAGGCGCCGCGGTTCCGGGTCGGCCAGACGTTCCGCGACCGGGTGGGCCGCGGCGTCCCCGCCGCCGAGGCCCCCGCCGCCCCGGTGGCCGAGGAGGTCCCGGTGGTCGAGGAGGCCCCGGTCCCGGCGCCGGCCAAGGGCAAGAAGGCCAAGAAGGGCGGCAAGGCGGAGGCTCCCAAGAAGAAGGCCAAGGCCAGCGCCGAGACTCCCCGGAAGGGCAAGAAGGCTGCCGAGCCCAAGGGCAAAAAGAAGAAGAAGTAG
- a CDS encoding carboxymuconolactone decarboxylase family protein: protein MPRLDLMATAAEPYKAFIQANTAITEGPLDRTVFELVKLRASQLNGCVFCIDMHSHDALDHGESIDRLLQLAAWRESELYTEAERAALAYTEAATRLGEHGVPDEVWNAVTEHFSPEEAGHLVAAVALINAFNRLAVPLQTKPPRR, encoded by the coding sequence ATGCCGAGACTGGATCTGATGGCGACGGCGGCCGAGCCGTACAAGGCGTTCATCCAGGCCAACACCGCGATCACCGAGGGTCCGCTGGACCGGACCGTGTTCGAGCTGGTCAAGCTGCGGGCCTCGCAGCTCAACGGGTGCGTGTTCTGCATCGACATGCACTCGCACGACGCCCTCGATCACGGCGAGAGCATCGACCGGCTGCTCCAGCTCGCCGCCTGGCGGGAGTCGGAGCTGTACACCGAGGCGGAACGGGCGGCGCTGGCCTACACCGAGGCCGCCACCCGCCTCGGCGAGCACGGCGTGCCCGACGAGGTGTGGAACGCGGTGACCGAGCACTTCTCCCCCGAGGAGGCCGGTCACCTGGTGGCGGCGGTGGCGCTGATCAACGCCTTCAACCGGCTGGCCGTCCCGCTGCAGACCAAGCCGCCGCGCCGCTGA
- a CDS encoding pirin family protein — protein MTDQTMYGCTVATVAEPESVLLPGHDVPLGRYTTVRRLLPQRSRRMVGAWCFADHFGPDDVTGRPGMQVPPHPHTGLQTVTWLADGEIMHRDSLGSAQPIRPGQLNLMTSGHGIAHSEQSPPDHPPGMHGLQLWVALPESARHGEPAFEHHPALPTLRQDDADITVVVGELDGTRSPATTHTPLVGAEILLSGACRLPADPAFEYAVLVMTGTAEAAGTPLTPGSLLYLGQGRTEIPLHADDETRLFLLGGEPFEEPLVMWWNFVARSHEEIVRAREDWANGRRFGKVPDCEAPPLPAPAMPTVRLKSRDRHGNTIA, from the coding sequence ATGACCGACCAGACGATGTACGGCTGCACGGTCGCGACCGTGGCCGAGCCCGAAAGCGTGCTCCTGCCGGGACACGACGTCCCGCTGGGGCGTTACACCACGGTCCGCCGCCTGCTGCCGCAGCGCAGCCGCCGGATGGTCGGCGCGTGGTGCTTCGCCGACCACTTCGGCCCCGACGACGTGACCGGCCGCCCCGGCATGCAGGTGCCGCCGCATCCGCACACCGGCCTGCAGACCGTGACCTGGCTGGCGGACGGCGAGATCATGCACCGCGACAGCCTGGGCAGCGCCCAGCCCATCCGCCCCGGCCAGCTCAATTTGATGACCTCCGGCCACGGCATCGCCCACTCCGAGCAGTCGCCGCCCGACCACCCACCCGGCATGCACGGCCTCCAGTTGTGGGTGGCGCTGCCGGAGAGCGCCCGCCACGGCGAGCCGGCCTTCGAGCACCACCCGGCCCTGCCGACCCTGCGGCAGGACGACGCCGACATCACCGTGGTCGTCGGCGAGCTGGACGGGACCCGTTCCCCCGCCACCACCCACACCCCGCTGGTCGGCGCCGAGATTCTGCTGAGCGGGGCCTGCCGCCTGCCCGCCGACCCCGCGTTCGAGTACGCCGTCCTGGTCATGACCGGCACCGCCGAGGCCGCCGGAACCCCGCTCACCCCCGGCTCTCTCCTCTACCTGGGCCAGGGCCGCACCGAGATCCCCCTCCACGCCGACGACGAGACCCGCCTCTTCCTCCTCGGCGGCGAACCCTTCGAAGAGCCCCTCGTGATGTGGTGGAACTTCGTCGCCCGCTCCCACGAGGAGATCGTCCGCGCCCGCGAGGACTGGGCGAACGGCCGCCGCTTCGGCAAGGTCCCCGACTGCGAAGCACCCCCGCTCCCCGCCCCTGCCATGCCCACCGTCCGCCTCAAGTCCCGAGACCGCCACGGAAACACGATCGCCTGA
- a CDS encoding helix-turn-helix domain-containing protein, producing MPDSSSVLDPAAPFNARLRYHRERTGMSRAVLGGLVGRSAGWVKGLESGRLLQPRLPMLARLANVLGVDLEDLTGEQGLPVTTYTKAAHEHLPAVTAALTDYPIDTTGVEPLQPAELAAKVAQAWQLWHGAARQRTAVAVVLPDLIRQARLSARLLDGPDRRAAHRHLAQVYHLAQLFLSYQPVPEMLMLSGDRAMGAAQDADDPHAIAAAAWYMNHAFRSAGERDEVRIDLATRAARLLRPDRGGEDLARWGLLQLAIALSHAKSGREGHALGAWDEAHRAARALGDGYSHPWLIFGPGMVDAYAVTIQADLMHAGTATRLADRLELDGMPSATRRSFHLAEAARAYFLRREHLGTVHLLRKAYQVSPDTTRFSLFARSAVLELSETGGPAIRDDVAELSRDLGLTAA from the coding sequence ATGCCCGACAGCAGCAGCGTGCTTGACCCGGCGGCTCCCTTCAACGCGCGACTGCGGTATCACCGGGAACGGACAGGAATGTCCCGGGCGGTGCTCGGCGGCCTCGTGGGTCGGTCGGCCGGGTGGGTCAAGGGGCTGGAGTCCGGGCGGCTGCTCCAGCCGCGCCTTCCGATGCTGGCGCGGCTGGCCAACGTCCTCGGCGTGGACCTCGAAGACCTCACCGGCGAACAGGGCCTCCCCGTGACCACCTATACCAAGGCCGCCCACGAACATCTCCCGGCGGTGACGGCGGCGCTCACCGACTACCCCATCGACACGACCGGCGTGGAACCGCTCCAGCCCGCGGAACTGGCCGCCAAGGTCGCGCAGGCGTGGCAGCTCTGGCACGGGGCCGCCCGGCAGCGCACCGCCGTCGCCGTCGTCCTGCCCGACCTGATCCGGCAGGCCCGCCTGTCCGCGCGGCTGCTGGACGGGCCCGATCGGCGTGCCGCACATCGCCACCTGGCGCAGGTCTACCACCTGGCCCAGCTCTTCCTGTCGTACCAGCCGGTCCCGGAGATGCTGATGCTGTCCGGGGACCGGGCGATGGGGGCGGCGCAGGACGCCGACGACCCGCACGCCATCGCCGCCGCCGCCTGGTACATGAATCACGCGTTCCGTAGCGCCGGGGAACGAGATGAGGTCCGCATCGACCTGGCCACCCGCGCGGCCCGGCTGCTACGGCCCGACCGTGGCGGGGAAGACCTGGCCCGATGGGGGCTGCTCCAGCTCGCCATCGCCCTGTCGCATGCGAAGTCCGGCCGTGAGGGGCACGCCCTGGGAGCGTGGGACGAAGCGCACCGTGCGGCCCGCGCCCTCGGGGACGGCTACTCGCATCCGTGGCTGATCTTCGGACCCGGGATGGTCGACGCGTACGCGGTGACGATCCAGGCGGACCTGATGCACGCCGGTACGGCGACGCGGCTGGCTGATCGGCTGGAGCTGGACGGCATGCCGTCGGCCACCCGCCGGTCGTTCCACCTGGCGGAGGCGGCCCGCGCCTACTTCCTGCGACGCGAACACCTGGGCACCGTGCATCTGCTCCGCAAGGCGTACCAGGTGTCCCCCGACACCACCCGGTTCAGCCTGTTCGCGCGGTCGGCGGTGCTGGAGCTGTCGGAGACGGGCGGCCCGGCGATCCGCGATGACGTGGCGGAGCTGTCCCGGGATCTGGGGCTGACCGCCGCATGA
- a CDS encoding bifunctional metallophosphatase/5'-nucleotidase — MTSHVRSRRLLTVAAAAVLAVAGPLAPAASAGPGRGVDFQLTVLHNNDGESKLLGAPGQPDFGGVARFATLVDGLRAEGEKGGRRGAIMVSSGDNFLAGPEFNASLRKGVPFYDALALKAVGYDAMAIGNHEFDFGPDTLADFIESFGSGGPPFVSANLDMSDEERLAALVERGTVVSSATVRRNGERIGIVGATTPALASISSPRRVKVLQNVAGLIQDQVDALSARGVDKVVLISHLQGLTEDRALVPMLRNVDVVIAGGGDELMASDTTPLVPGDTITKDPATGQPLRYPLYARDGAGVDVPVVTTAGDYKYVGRLVVNFDRRGKVVGVDRSSGPVRVSGVAPDAVAPDPEVQRTVVEPVKQFVDGMAANVVAQSAVALDGRRDPGVRTKETNLGNLMADSLLASGRRNAASYGVTPPDVALQNGGGIRNNNLIPAGRITELDTFSIAPFGNFVSVVPNVPRAQFKEILENAVSRVPVADGRFAQVAGFRFEYDPSGTAQVVNDAGTVLTPGTRVRTVTLDDGTKIVENGQVVPGPALSVATNDFSARGGDQWPFRGLPFTTVGVTYQQALLAYITGDLNGQITATAYPETGSGRITTTP, encoded by the coding sequence ATGACATCCCACGTACGCTCGCGCCGCCTGCTCACGGTGGCCGCGGCCGCCGTCCTCGCCGTGGCAGGGCCGCTCGCGCCCGCCGCCTCCGCCGGTCCTGGCCGCGGGGTCGACTTCCAGCTGACCGTCCTGCACAACAACGACGGGGAGTCCAAGCTGCTGGGCGCCCCGGGCCAGCCCGACTTCGGGGGCGTGGCGCGCTTCGCCACCCTGGTCGACGGGCTGCGCGCCGAGGGCGAGAAGGGCGGCCGGCGCGGCGCGATCATGGTGTCGTCCGGCGACAACTTCCTGGCCGGGCCGGAGTTCAACGCCAGCCTCCGCAAGGGCGTGCCGTTCTATGACGCGCTGGCGCTCAAGGCCGTCGGGTACGACGCGATGGCGATCGGCAACCACGAGTTCGACTTCGGCCCCGACACGCTGGCCGACTTCATCGAAAGCTTCGGCTCCGGCGGTCCCCCGTTCGTGTCGGCCAACCTCGACATGAGCGACGAGGAGCGACTGGCCGCGCTGGTCGAGCGGGGCACCGTCGTCTCGTCGGCCACCGTCCGCAGGAACGGCGAGCGGATCGGCATCGTCGGGGCCACCACCCCCGCCCTGGCCTCCATCTCCAGCCCCCGCCGGGTCAAGGTGCTGCAGAACGTGGCCGGGCTGATCCAGGACCAGGTGGACGCGCTGTCGGCGCGCGGCGTCGACAAGGTCGTCCTGATCAGCCACCTGCAGGGCCTCACCGAGGACCGCGCGCTGGTCCCGATGCTGCGGAACGTCGACGTCGTCATCGCCGGCGGCGGCGACGAGCTGATGGCCTCCGACACCACCCCGCTCGTCCCCGGCGACACCATCACCAAGGACCCCGCCACCGGGCAGCCGTTGCGCTACCCCCTGTACGCCAGGGACGGCGCCGGTGTGGACGTGCCGGTGGTGACCACGGCGGGCGACTACAAGTACGTCGGCCGCCTGGTGGTGAACTTCGACCGGCGCGGCAAGGTCGTCGGCGTCGACCGCTCCAGCGGCCCCGTCCGGGTGTCTGGCGTCGCCCCCGACGCTGTGGCCCCCGACCCCGAGGTGCAGCGCACCGTCGTGGAGCCGGTGAAGCAGTTCGTGGACGGGATGGCCGCCAACGTCGTCGCCCAGTCCGCCGTCGCCCTCGACGGCCGCCGCGACCCCGGCGTCCGCACCAAGGAGACCAACCTCGGCAACCTGATGGCCGACTCGCTGCTGGCCTCCGGCCGCAGGAACGCCGCCTCCTACGGCGTCACCCCGCCCGACGTGGCCCTGCAGAACGGCGGCGGCATCCGCAACAACAACCTGATCCCCGCCGGGCGGATCACCGAACTGGACACGTTCTCCATCGCCCCGTTCGGCAACTTCGTGTCCGTGGTCCCGAACGTGCCGCGCGCCCAGTTCAAGGAGATCCTGGAGAACGCCGTCTCCCGCGTCCCGGTCGCCGACGGCCGCTTCGCCCAGGTGGCCGGCTTCCGCTTCGAGTACGACCCGAGCGGCACCGCCCAGGTCGTCAACGACGCCGGCACCGTCCTGACCCCCGGCACCCGCGTCCGCACCGTCACCCTCGACGACGGCACCAAGATCGTGGAGAACGGCCAGGTCGTCCCCGGCCCCGCCCTGTCGGTCGCCACCAACGACTTCAGCGCCCGCGGCGGCGACCAGTGGCCGTTCCGCGGCCTGCCGTTCACCACGGTCGGCGTCACCTACCAGCAGGCCCTGCTGGCCTACATCACCGGCGACCTGAACGGCCAGATCACCGCCACCGCCTACCCGGAAACCGGTTCGGGCCGCATCACCACCACTCCCTGA
- a CDS encoding S8 family peptidase translates to MRRAVLAVTGVVTATALALPAYAEPTRSQATGQAAEYVVLYEEGASLEKARAAVKAAGGTILRENTSIGVATVRTTNTRFVADAGRQDGLAGAAANRTIGQAPKAVRNARRQENVEKEGRGTTGQRGPARGDRGSEPLADLQWDMKQIGATDKGSYKVEKGDRRVLVGVIDTGIDGSHPDIAPNFDRRLSRNFTTDIPVDADGNEVDGPCEYTGCVDPADVDHNDHGTHVASTIASPLNGLGMAGVAPKVSLVNLRAGQDSGYFFLQATVDALTYAGNHGIDVVNMSFYVDPWLFNCEANPADSPADQAEQRVIIQAVQRALDYARGRGVTLVAAAGNQAADYTKPYTDTSSPNFASEPGETPRTRQIPPSCVSMPSEGQGVIPVSATGPSKRKSYYSSFGNGYVAVAAPGGDKYDTADRRLDDNAGIWAAYPESLARARGELNPDGTPNVPYIIRSCKGDTCGYYQSIQGTSMASPHAAGVAALIVSKYGRKDRSGLTLNPRITESILRSTATETACPPGGTYTYERFVRQADGTYTRVVTTHTCEGTESRNGFYGDGIVNALRAVKR, encoded by the coding sequence GTGCGGCGAGCCGTCCTCGCAGTCACCGGCGTCGTCACAGCGACGGCGCTGGCGCTTCCCGCGTACGCGGAGCCGACCAGATCGCAGGCCACCGGGCAGGCGGCCGAATACGTGGTGCTCTACGAGGAGGGCGCCTCCCTGGAGAAGGCCCGTGCGGCCGTCAAGGCGGCCGGCGGCACGATCCTCCGGGAGAACACCTCGATCGGGGTGGCCACGGTCCGGACCACCAACACCCGGTTCGTCGCCGACGCCGGCCGGCAGGACGGGCTGGCGGGCGCGGCCGCCAACCGCACCATCGGCCAGGCGCCCAAGGCCGTCCGGAACGCCCGCAGGCAGGAGAACGTCGAGAAGGAGGGCCGCGGCACCACCGGGCAGCGCGGACCCGCGCGCGGCGACAGGGGCTCCGAGCCGCTGGCCGACCTGCAGTGGGACATGAAGCAGATCGGCGCCACCGACAAGGGCTCCTACAAGGTCGAAAAGGGCGACAGGAGGGTGCTGGTCGGCGTCATCGACACCGGCATCGACGGCTCGCACCCCGACATCGCGCCCAACTTCGACCGGCGGCTGAGCCGCAACTTCACCACCGACATCCCGGTGGACGCCGACGGCAACGAGGTCGACGGGCCGTGCGAGTACACCGGCTGCGTGGACCCGGCCGACGTCGACCACAACGACCACGGCACGCACGTCGCGTCCACCATCGCCTCGCCGCTCAACGGCCTGGGCATGGCCGGGGTCGCGCCGAAGGTGTCGCTGGTCAACCTGCGCGCCGGGCAGGACTCGGGCTACTTCTTCCTGCAGGCCACCGTGGACGCGCTGACCTACGCCGGCAACCACGGCATCGACGTGGTCAACATGTCGTTCTACGTGGACCCGTGGCTGTTCAACTGCGAGGCCAACCCGGCCGACTCCCCGGCCGACCAGGCCGAGCAGCGGGTCATCATCCAGGCCGTGCAGCGGGCCCTGGACTACGCCCGCGGCAGGGGCGTGACGCTGGTGGCGGCGGCCGGCAACCAGGCGGCCGACTACACCAAGCCGTACACCGACACCTCCAGCCCGAACTTCGCCTCCGAGCCGGGCGAGACCCCGCGGACCCGCCAGATCCCGCCGAGCTGCGTGTCGATGCCGTCCGAGGGCCAGGGCGTCATCCCGGTGTCGGCGACCGGGCCGAGCAAGCGCAAGTCGTACTACTCCAGCTTCGGCAACGGCTACGTCGCGGTCGCCGCGCCCGGCGGCGACAAGTACGACACCGCCGACCGCAGGCTCGACGACAACGCCGGCATCTGGGCCGCCTACCCCGAGAGCCTGGCGCGGGCGCGCGGCGAGCTGAACCCCGACGGCACCCCGAACGTGCCGTACATCATCCGCAGCTGCAAGGGCGACACCTGCGGCTACTACCAGTCGATCCAGGGCACCTCGATGGCCTCGCCGCACGCGGCCGGGGTCGCCGCCCTGATCGTCAGCAAGTACGGCCGCAAGGACCGCAGCGGGCTCACGCTGAACCCGCGGATCACCGAGTCGATCCTACGCTCGACCGCCACCGAGACCGCCTGCCCGCCCGGCGGCACGTACACCTACGAGCGGTTCGTGCGCCAGGCCGACGGCACCTACACCCGGGTCGTCACCACCCACACCTGTGAGGGCACCGAGAGCCGCAACGGCTTCTACGGCGACGGCATCGTCAACGCCCTGAGGGCCGTCAAGCGCTAG
- a CDS encoding MBL fold metallo-hydrolase, with protein sequence MAAQPGGSGPALAQDAVTFVGNATVIIRFGGFTLLTDPNFVPLGRRVHLGYGLTSRRLRDPALDVAELPELDGVVLSHLHGDHWDDVAERHLDRILPIMTTPAAAGTLRGRGFTEAVGLETWREHRITRDDRWVRVTALPGRHAPAPLHRLLPPVMGSLLEFGGGGGEPDLRICISGDTIMYDGLAEIRDRFPGIDLGIVHLGGTRLLNLLTVTMDGRQGADWLETVRVPRAVPVHYDDYTVMKSPLSDLEDELRRRGLADRLIPVARGASVPLGAHAR encoded by the coding sequence ATGGCCGCACAACCGGGGGGTTCCGGCCCGGCCCTCGCCCAGGACGCGGTGACGTTCGTCGGCAACGCCACCGTGATCATCCGTTTCGGCGGTTTCACGCTGCTGACCGATCCCAACTTCGTGCCGCTCGGCCGGCGCGTCCATCTCGGGTACGGGCTGACCAGCCGGCGGCTCCGCGACCCCGCCCTGGACGTCGCCGAACTGCCCGAACTCGACGGGGTGGTGCTGTCCCATCTGCACGGCGACCACTGGGACGACGTGGCCGAACGCCATCTGGACCGGATCCTGCCGATCATGACGACCCCGGCCGCCGCCGGCACCCTGCGCGGGCGGGGCTTCACCGAGGCCGTCGGGCTGGAGACCTGGCGGGAGCACCGCATCACCCGGGACGACCGGTGGGTGCGGGTCACGGCGCTGCCCGGCCGGCACGCCCCCGCCCCGCTGCACCGGCTGCTGCCGCCGGTGATGGGGTCGCTGCTGGAGTTCGGCGGCGGCGGCGGGGAACCCGACCTGCGGATCTGCATCAGCGGCGACACGATCATGTACGACGGGCTGGCCGAGATCCGCGACCGGTTCCCCGGCATCGACCTCGGCATCGTCCACCTCGGCGGCACCCGGCTGCTGAACCTGCTCACCGTCACCATGGACGGCCGCCAGGGCGCGGACTGGCTGGAGACGGTGCGGGTCCCCAGGGCCGTGCCGGTGCACTACGACGACTACACGGTGATGAAGTCCCCGCTGTCGGACCTCGAGGACGAACTGCGGCGGCGCGGCCTGGCCGACCGGCTGATCCCGGTCGCGCGCGGCGCGAGCGTCCCCCTGGGCGCCCACGCCCGCTGA
- a CDS encoding tetratricopeptide repeat protein yields the protein MHLTLVLTGLGQVAERRGDADLTWKHYHEALTIAARYDAPRDTAFSLQGMAGARILAGRHAEAARLLGTAAAIRRAHGLAPGASERADIDRLTDLVRAALPEPEFGAEYERGAVLSPADWL from the coding sequence ATGCATCTGACGCTGGTGCTGACCGGGCTCGGCCAGGTGGCGGAACGGCGCGGCGACGCCGACCTGACCTGGAAGCACTACCACGAGGCCCTGACGATCGCGGCCCGCTACGACGCCCCCCGGGACACCGCGTTCTCCCTGCAGGGGATGGCCGGTGCGCGGATCCTGGCGGGCCGCCACGCCGAGGCCGCCCGGCTGCTGGGCACGGCGGCGGCGATCCGGCGGGCGCACGGGCTGGCCCCCGGCGCCTCCGAACGCGCCGACATCGACCGGCTCACCGACCTGGTCCGCGCGGCCCTGCCCGAGCCGGAGTTCGGCGCCGAGTACGAGCGCGGCGCCGTCCTGTCCCCCGCCGACTGGCTCTAG
- a CDS encoding RNA-guided endonuclease InsQ/TnpB family protein, giving the protein MQLRYNFRLYPTAGQRTALARAFGCARVVYNDGLCARREAHERGLPYVSDGELSRRVITEAKKTPQRVWLGEVSAVVLQQALADLNAAYRNFFASITGRRKGPKIAEPRFKSRKDSRQSIRFTRNARFTVTAGGRLRLPKIGDVPVRWSRSLPSEPSSVTVVKDAAGRYFASFVVEVGDEPLPEAVAEVGIDLGLTHFAVLSDGRKITNPRWLRRAERRLKKAQRALARTAKGSNNRTKAAAKVARAHARVADARRDFAHQLSTRLIRDNQAVYVEDLCVSGLARTRLAKSVHDAAWSQFVAMLAYKAARHGRYFGRVGRFEPTSQTCSTCKVKDGPKPLHVRAWTCPVCGTRHDRDVNAAKNILATGRADRLNACGGAVRPAA; this is encoded by the coding sequence GTGCAGTTGCGGTACAACTTCCGTCTCTACCCGACCGCCGGTCAGCGCACGGCGCTGGCCAGGGCGTTCGGGTGTGCGCGGGTGGTGTACAACGACGGGCTGTGCGCACGGCGGGAGGCCCATGAGCGGGGGTTGCCGTACGTCTCGGACGGGGAGTTGTCCCGGCGGGTCATCACCGAGGCGAAGAAGACCCCGCAGCGCGTCTGGCTGGGTGAGGTGTCGGCGGTGGTGCTGCAGCAGGCGCTGGCCGACCTGAACGCCGCCTACCGCAACTTCTTCGCCTCCATCACCGGCAGACGCAAGGGGCCGAAGATCGCCGAACCCCGGTTCAAGTCTCGTAAGGACTCCCGGCAGTCGATCCGGTTCACCCGCAACGCCCGGTTCACGGTCACGGCGGGCGGGCGGTTGCGGCTGCCCAAGATCGGGGATGTGCCGGTGCGCTGGTCGCGGTCCCTGCCGTCGGAGCCGTCGAGTGTGACGGTGGTCAAGGATGCGGCCGGGCGGTACTTCGCCTCGTTCGTGGTCGAGGTCGGCGATGAGCCGTTGCCGGAGGCGGTGGCCGAGGTCGGCATCGACCTGGGCCTCACCCATTTCGCGGTGCTGTCGGACGGACGGAAGATCACCAATCCGCGGTGGCTGCGCCGCGCCGAACGGCGGCTCAAGAAGGCCCAGCGCGCCTTGGCCCGCACGGCGAAAGGGTCCAACAACCGCACGAAAGCCGCCGCCAAGGTCGCTCGGGCGCACGCCCGGGTGGCCGACGCGCGCCGAGACTTCGCGCACCAGCTCTCCACTCGGCTGATCCGCGACAACCAAGCGGTCTACGTGGAGGACCTGTGCGTGTCCGGGCTGGCGCGGACCCGGCTGGCCAAATCGGTGCACGACGCCGCTTGGTCGCAGTTCGTGGCCATGCTGGCCTACAAGGCGGCCCGGCACGGGCGGTACTTCGGCCGGGTCGGCCGGTTCGAGCCGACCTCGCAGACGTGCTCGACCTGCAAGGTCAAGGACGGTCCCAAGCCGTTGCACGTCCGTGCATGGACGTGCCCGGTCTGCGGCACCCGGCACGATCGGGACGTCAACGCCGCCAAGAACATTCTGGCCACCGGGCGGGCGGACAGGCTAAACGCCTGCGGAGGGGCCGTAAGACCCGCCGCCTAG
- a CDS encoding dihydrofolate reductase family protein: protein MRKIINSTYVSLDGVISNPQIWTGPYFQEEAAGFANEQLFSCDALIMGRRTYEGFAEAWPQMEEATGDFGVRMNTMPKYAVSTTLKNPEWKNTTVISGNVPEEIARLKERPGQDILQYGFGPVTRLMIEHGLLDELRLWIHPVLAGENEPEGLLLAEGFKASFELADTRILKTGVIIATYTPAPKE from the coding sequence ATGCGCAAGATCATCAACTCCACCTACGTCTCCCTGGACGGCGTCATCTCCAACCCGCAGATCTGGACCGGCCCGTACTTCCAGGAGGAAGCCGCCGGATTCGCCAACGAGCAGCTGTTCTCCTGCGACGCGCTGATCATGGGGCGCCGGACCTACGAGGGGTTCGCGGAGGCCTGGCCGCAGATGGAGGAGGCCACCGGCGACTTCGGTGTGCGGATGAACACCATGCCCAAGTACGCGGTCTCCACCACCCTCAAGAACCCCGAGTGGAAGAACACCACCGTGATCTCCGGGAACGTCCCCGAGGAGATCGCCCGGCTCAAGGAGCGGCCCGGCCAGGACATCCTGCAGTACGGTTTCGGCCCGGTCACCCGGCTGATGATCGAGCACGGCCTGCTGGACGAGCTGCGGCTGTGGATTCACCCGGTCCTGGCCGGCGAGAACGAGCCGGAGGGCCTGCTGCTGGCCGAGGGCTTCAAGGCCTCGTTCGAGCTGGCCGACACCAGGATCCTCAAGACCGGCGTGATCATCGCGACCTACACGCCCGCGCCCAAGGAGTGA